A window of Deinococcus grandis contains these coding sequences:
- the lnt gene encoding apolipoprotein N-acyltransferase has translation MLGLMFLPSPLAVLAPLPLAMLHHRLAHSTAGWGAFRHAFAFALAFFGVHLAWLPISMAAVLGPLGGLLTVLVLPAAALTWAVPLTLTRVAFGPRTLLALPLAWVLLEALRTQGPLAFPWGAPGYALIQTPLAQLASIGGAALLTLLVTGTASVLAGLGGSRPPVLLMGLAVWGAGLVWGREVTPPITPAPRTAVLVQGAIDPRLKAQGRTLNEFQIYLDLTRRALRSGEADLAVWPETASPLPASDPGVLPALRGLGVPLLLGAPGDVPGQARNSAYGVDGEVTGRQDKRVLVPFGERLPFSGVLGGLYTPVLRSLGMAGYTSLTPGRLLNVLPVRDLRAGVSICYESVFGQLSRQAVRAGANLLVVLSNDAWFGQGAGAEQHFQMGRLRAIETRRFLLRAGNDGVSAVIDPWGQVRFRAPRGARGAYRVTFDLSTIRTPFVLYGNWVVWASALALLMAGARLIRNPGISLRPISSQALDTRADHGERCQSTGPLYGR, from the coding sequence ATGCTGGGCCTGATGTTCCTGCCGTCACCGTTGGCCGTGCTCGCTCCACTCCCGCTGGCGATGCTGCACCACCGTCTGGCCCACAGCACGGCCGGGTGGGGCGCTTTCCGGCATGCGTTCGCGTTCGCCTTGGCCTTTTTCGGTGTGCACCTCGCCTGGCTGCCCATCAGCATGGCGGCCGTGCTGGGGCCCCTGGGTGGGCTCCTCACCGTGCTCGTCCTGCCCGCTGCGGCGCTGACTTGGGCAGTGCCCCTGACCCTTACCCGGGTGGCCTTCGGCCCCCGCACCCTGCTCGCTCTGCCCCTTGCCTGGGTCCTGCTCGAGGCGCTGCGCACCCAAGGTCCCCTGGCCTTCCCGTGGGGCGCGCCCGGGTACGCCCTGATCCAGACCCCACTGGCCCAGCTCGCCAGCATCGGTGGGGCCGCGCTTCTCACGCTGCTGGTGACCGGAACCGCCAGCGTCCTGGCCGGTCTGGGGGGCAGCCGTCCTCCTGTTCTCCTGATGGGGCTGGCGGTCTGGGGCGCTGGCCTCGTGTGGGGCCGGGAAGTCACGCCCCCCATCACGCCCGCTCCCCGGACCGCTGTGCTCGTGCAGGGGGCGATCGATCCGCGCCTCAAGGCCCAGGGGCGCACCCTCAATGAGTTCCAGATTTACCTTGATCTGACGCGGCGCGCTCTGCGTTCAGGGGAAGCGGACCTGGCCGTGTGGCCGGAGACGGCGAGTCCGCTGCCCGCCTCCGATCCGGGGGTGCTGCCCGCCCTCCGGGGCCTGGGCGTTCCCCTGCTGCTCGGTGCCCCGGGCGATGTGCCCGGCCAGGCGCGCAACAGCGCCTACGGTGTGGACGGCGAGGTCACGGGGCGGCAGGACAAACGCGTCCTGGTGCCATTCGGGGAGCGTTTGCCTTTCTCAGGTGTGCTGGGGGGGCTCTATACCCCTGTCTTGAGGAGCCTGGGGATGGCCGGGTACACCAGCCTGACCCCTGGAAGGCTGCTGAACGTGCTGCCCGTGCGGGACCTGCGCGCGGGGGTGAGCATTTGCTACGAGTCCGTGTTTGGGCAGCTCAGTCGGCAGGCCGTGCGGGCCGGAGCCAACCTGCTCGTTGTGCTCTCCAACGACGCGTGGTTTGGGCAGGGGGCAGGGGCCGAACAGCATTTTCAGATGGGCCGCCTGCGCGCCATCGAAACCCGGCGGTTTCTGCTGCGCGCCGGGAACGACGGGGTCAGCGCAGTCATTGACCCCTGGGGCCAGGTCCGGTTTCGCGCGCCCCGGGGCGCGCGGGGCGCCTACCGGGTCACCTTTGATCTCTCGACAATTCGCACGCCCTTCGTGCTGTACGGCAACTGGGTCGTATGGGCAAGCGCACTGGCACTGCTGATGGCCGGTGCCAGGCTGATCCGCAATCCGGGGATTTCGCTCCGCCCGATCTCCAGTCAAGCCCTCGATACGAGAGCTGACCACGGGGAGCGTTGTCAGTCCACGGGTCCGCTGTATGGCCGATGA
- a CDS encoding C39 family peptidase: protein MTRRWWLILGAGWSWGVASAQPASVTLKNIRHDFQALNNCAPVTAMTLLGYYGASVTQAQAAAVMKDYPGDPQVTSLELASYLGRAGLQSVIRYAGDAELLRSLVAAGFPVVLQQRLQRGSNVAHFRTVYGYSAGQFLISDPLLGPSLRLSAQRLAELWAYYNGEYLVAFPPARAGEVQRLLGSDYSAAANWQHLRAHGEQDIKARPRDPYAWWGLAKATLCLGNAALASDYFERAVNLGVPTMYYLYRQEAFEAWTQAGRHSRTLSVTQRALQAFPRSKELQYFRTLAGRAVGQSGG from the coding sequence ATGACGCGTCGCTGGTGGCTGATCCTGGGGGCGGGGTGGAGCTGGGGCGTGGCCAGCGCCCAGCCCGCGAGCGTGACCTTGAAGAACATCCGGCATGACTTTCAGGCGCTGAACAACTGCGCGCCGGTCACGGCCATGACCCTGCTGGGGTATTACGGCGCCTCGGTCACGCAGGCGCAGGCGGCCGCCGTGATGAAGGATTACCCGGGTGATCCGCAGGTTACGAGTCTTGAGCTGGCCAGCTATCTGGGCCGCGCGGGGCTGCAGAGCGTCATCCGCTACGCCGGGGACGCCGAACTGCTGCGGTCACTGGTGGCGGCGGGGTTTCCGGTGGTGCTCCAGCAGCGGCTGCAGCGGGGCAGCAACGTGGCGCATTTCCGCACGGTGTACGGGTACAGCGCGGGCCAGTTTCTGATCAGTGATCCGCTGCTCGGGCCGTCTCTGCGGCTCAGTGCCCAGCGGCTCGCCGAGCTCTGGGCGTACTACAACGGGGAGTACCTGGTGGCGTTTCCCCCCGCCAGGGCTGGGGAGGTGCAGCGCCTTCTGGGCAGCGATTACAGCGCCGCCGCGAACTGGCAGCACCTCCGGGCACATGGGGAGCAGGATATCAAAGCGCGCCCGCGTGATCCCTACGCCTGGTGGGGGCTGGCCAAGGCCACCCTGTGCCTGGGCAACGCCGCGCTGGCATCGGACTACTTCGAGCGGGCCGTGAACCTGGGGGTGCCCACCATGTACTACCTGTACCGCCAGGAAGCGTTCGAGGCCTGGACGCAGGCGGGACGGCACAGCCGGACCCTGAGCGTCACGCAGCGGGCCCTGCAGGCGTTTCCGCGCAGCAAGGAACTGCAGTATTTCCGCACCCTGGCCGGCAGAGCGGTGGGCCAGTCGGGCGGCTGA
- a CDS encoding M23 family metallopeptidase: MWRSLLLTLGLAALSLSTAATVTVKPGDTLYGIARRQGVSLEALLAKNKGLNPQLALKVGQVLQLPDRPSATRAATVTATGGATVRPAGIRVTSVLPVQGRLTSPYSPAHLGLDLAAPTGTPFVAARGGRVTESRFDARTGWGWTIVLDHGDGMTTRYSHNSANLVQVGQTVETGQVIGRVGSTGNSTGPHLDFRVMVNGKVINPMGLY, from the coding sequence ATGTGGCGTTCTTTGCTCCTCACCCTGGGCCTCGCCGCCCTGAGTCTCTCCACCGCTGCGACCGTGACGGTCAAGCCCGGCGACACGCTGTACGGCATTGCCCGGCGGCAGGGGGTGAGTCTGGAGGCGCTGCTGGCGAAGAATAAGGGCCTGAATCCGCAACTGGCCCTGAAGGTGGGGCAGGTGCTGCAGCTGCCAGATCGGCCCTCGGCCACCCGCGCGGCGACCGTGACCGCCACAGGTGGGGCCACCGTGCGGCCTGCGGGCATCCGCGTGACCTCGGTGCTGCCCGTGCAGGGCCGGCTGACCAGCCCGTATTCGCCCGCGCACCTGGGCCTGGACCTGGCGGCGCCCACAGGGACTCCATTCGTGGCGGCCCGTGGAGGGCGCGTGACCGAGTCCCGGTTTGACGCGCGGACCGGCTGGGGCTGGACGATCGTGCTGGACCACGGGGACGGCATGACAACGCGCTACAGCCACAACAGCGCCAACCTCGTGCAGGTGGGTCAGACCGTGGAGACCGGGCAGGTGATCGGCCGGGTGGGCAGCACCGGCAACAGCACGGGGCCACACCTGGACTTCCGCGTGATGGTGAACGGCAAGGTCATCAACCCCATGGGCCTGTACTGA
- a CDS encoding DUF305 domain-containing protein — MKRMLLTVALLTLSSAQAGGMDMAMPGMTHMTMPMTPSASVPGLSQMGLQMQLDMRMMMMPMISDLARLSGRSFERAFMSMMIPHHQSAIDSSRAVLERAKDEQVRAWATQIIADQTREIAEMQAQLRAYGGPNQAVMARMMQMNRMMDMPAMIRASSMPERTFLEGMLPHHAAANEKSNLALQRTQDPFVLELAKKIITAQAGEMHDFQGWLRAH; from the coding sequence ATGAAGCGCATGCTGTTGACCGTTGCCCTGCTGACCTTGAGCTCCGCCCAGGCCGGTGGAATGGACATGGCCATGCCCGGCATGACCCACATGACGATGCCCATGACGCCGTCGGCGTCTGTGCCGGGGCTGTCCCAGATGGGGCTGCAGATGCAGCTGGACATGCGCATGATGATGATGCCGATGATCAGTGACCTCGCCCGGTTGAGTGGGCGGTCCTTCGAGCGGGCGTTCATGTCCATGATGATTCCGCACCACCAGAGCGCCATCGACAGCAGCCGCGCCGTTCTGGAGCGCGCCAAGGATGAACAGGTGCGCGCGTGGGCGACCCAGATCATTGCGGACCAGACGCGCGAGATTGCTGAGATGCAGGCCCAGTTGCGCGCGTATGGCGGGCCGAATCAGGCAGTGATGGCGCGCATGATGCAGATGAACCGCATGATGGACATGCCCGCCATGATCCGCGCGTCAAGCATGCCGGAACGCACGTTCCTGGAAGGCATGCTTCCGCACCACGCGGCCGCCAACGAGAAATCGAACCTGGCCCTGCAGCGGACGCAGGACCCCTTCGTGTTAGAGCTCGCGAAGAAGATCATCACCGCCCAGGCAGGCGAAATGCACGACTTCCAGGGGTGGCTCAGAGCGCATTGA
- a CDS encoding RES family NAD+ phosphorylase, whose product MSLTLHRISKLKYATLPTLDAHGLGAAQYGGRWNSPDPALQHDRRIIYTSDTLAQATLEVIVHVDSQVLHTVAHGHVTLEVDPAGILDLAPGDLPATWNAQPETPATQVIGDEWYDLQASPVLRIPSAVLPLSVFVPGQANYLINTRHPQTAALVRLLGAVPLTFDPRL is encoded by the coding sequence GTGAGCCTGACCCTCCACCGCATCAGCAAACTCAAGTACGCCACCCTCCCGACCCTCGACGCGCATGGTCTGGGCGCCGCGCAATACGGCGGCCGCTGGAACAGCCCCGACCCCGCGCTGCAGCACGACCGGCGCATCATCTACACCAGTGACACCCTCGCCCAGGCCACACTGGAAGTCATCGTGCACGTGGACAGCCAGGTGCTGCACACCGTGGCGCACGGGCACGTCACCCTGGAGGTGGACCCAGCCGGCATTCTGGACCTCGCGCCCGGCGATCTACCCGCCACCTGGAATGCCCAACCGGAAACCCCGGCCACGCAGGTAATCGGGGACGAGTGGTATGACCTTCAGGCTTCACCGGTCCTGCGGATTCCGTCCGCAGTGCTGCCTCTCTCGGTTTTCGTGCCTGGCCAGGCCAATTACCTGATCAACACCCGCCACCCCCAGACGGCCGCCTTGGTGCGCCTCCTGGGCGCTGTACCCCTCACCTTCGATCCCCGGCTGTAA
- the parS gene encoding type II RES/Xre toxin-antitoxin system antitoxin yields the protein MTQTFSPTRTVPALPGTSLLGLKATTLLDLGDAVHAGFKPTTLQRLAQHIGLSIGETLALIGLSDSTYHSYRRNGRALSPDVSTHLYQLARVTEAAEAYFENAPAAHAWLQTARPTFGHRTPLQFALLPGGAEYVTTVLSRLEHGVYT from the coding sequence ATGACGCAGACGTTTTCCCCCACCCGCACCGTTCCTGCCCTGCCCGGCACGTCGCTGCTCGGGCTGAAGGCGACCACCCTGCTCGACCTGGGCGACGCGGTTCACGCGGGCTTCAAGCCCACCACCCTGCAGCGCCTCGCGCAGCACATCGGCCTGTCCATCGGTGAAACACTGGCCCTGATCGGGCTCAGTGACAGCACGTACCACAGCTACCGCCGCAATGGACGCGCGCTGAGCCCTGACGTGAGCACGCACCTGTACCAACTGGCGCGCGTGACCGAAGCGGCCGAAGCGTACTTCGAGAACGCGCCGGCGGCCCACGCCTGGCTGCAGACCGCCCGACCCACGTTCGGCCACCGGACCCCCCTTCAGTTCGCCCTCCTGCCTGGAGGTGCCGAGTACGTGACGACCGTGCTGAGCAGACTTGAGCACGGAGTCTACACGTGA
- a CDS encoding heavy metal translocating P-type ATPase, with product MTHAHHSSDAARLEVALRTCHSGTDLQGADTFIRQRPGVTQVHLDRTRSVAHVQIDPAVTDETRLRTQLEAAGYLCTCERASAAASGHAHHPQTSHAGPAPAPGGHADHAGHGDAHAGHGEAMVTDMLRRFTVSLLLTIPAVLYSPIGEAIGFTAMPPFGLGMNVFGLLLTTPVVWWGGWPFISAAWRALRRGEANMMTLIALGILVSYAYSVWATLALGSQEVFFEAAAMLTTFSLLGHWLEMRSRFATGRAVEALLRLAPATARVIRDGAEVELPVEQVVTGDLVAIRPGDRVPVDGEVVSGTSFVDESMLTGEPVPVEKTPGARVAAGTVNQNGAFQFRATAVGVDTALARIVQLVQDAQASKAPAQRLADTAGKYLVFVALGSGLLAFLAWTLLGENLVFALTAAVSAIVIACPDALALATPTAITVGVGRGAQAGVLFKNASALEAAAGVTTVVFDKTGTLTEGKPALTDVVPAAGVAEHELLRLAASADQPSQHPLADAIVRGARDRGLTVTAPETFEAVPGRGVQATVDGRQVWIGNRALMTQAGVSVAAAEDQAAQLASDGKTAMFVAADGQFLGLVAVADRVRESARAAVAELQALGVRTVMLTGDTERTAQAVARQLGLDTVIADVLPEQKATQVQALQGQGQRVAMVGDGVNDAPALAQAEVGIAIGAGTDVAVETADVVLVNSDPAAVAASLRLARRVQRKIRQNLFWAVIYNVLAIPFAAGVLYPAYGVLLRPEWAALLMSVSTLIVTGNALLLNRGRLGQATSG from the coding sequence ATGACCCACGCGCATCATTCATCCGACGCGGCCAGGCTGGAGGTGGCGCTGCGCACCTGCCACAGCGGCACCGACCTGCAAGGCGCAGACACCTTTATTCGTCAGCGGCCAGGCGTGACGCAGGTCCACCTGGACCGCACCCGCAGTGTGGCACACGTGCAGATTGACCCGGCGGTGACGGATGAAACGCGCCTCCGGACCCAGCTGGAGGCCGCTGGGTACCTCTGCACCTGTGAACGCGCGTCGGCCGCCGCGTCAGGGCACGCACACCACCCGCAGACCTCACACGCCGGACCTGCCCCAGCGCCGGGCGGGCACGCGGACCATGCCGGACACGGGGACGCACATGCCGGGCATGGGGAAGCGATGGTCACCGACATGCTGCGACGCTTCACGGTGTCACTGCTGCTCACCATTCCAGCGGTGCTGTACTCCCCGATCGGAGAAGCCATCGGTTTTACGGCCATGCCGCCTTTCGGCCTGGGCATGAATGTCTTCGGGCTGCTGCTCACCACGCCCGTCGTGTGGTGGGGCGGGTGGCCCTTCATCTCCGCCGCTTGGCGCGCCCTGCGGCGGGGCGAAGCGAACATGATGACCCTGATCGCGCTGGGCATCCTGGTGTCGTACGCGTACTCGGTGTGGGCCACCCTGGCGCTGGGCTCGCAGGAGGTGTTTTTCGAGGCGGCCGCGATGCTGACCACCTTCTCCCTGCTGGGCCACTGGCTGGAGATGCGCTCGCGATTCGCCACGGGGCGGGCGGTGGAGGCCCTGCTGCGCCTAGCACCTGCGACCGCCCGGGTGATCCGGGACGGCGCCGAGGTCGAACTGCCGGTCGAACAGGTGGTGACGGGTGACCTCGTGGCTATACGCCCAGGCGACCGCGTGCCGGTGGACGGCGAGGTGGTGAGCGGCACGTCCTTCGTGGACGAGAGCATGCTGACCGGGGAGCCGGTGCCGGTTGAGAAAACGCCGGGGGCGAGGGTCGCTGCGGGCACCGTGAACCAGAACGGGGCGTTTCAGTTCCGGGCCACGGCCGTGGGCGTGGACACCGCCCTGGCGCGCATCGTGCAGCTCGTGCAGGACGCGCAGGCGAGCAAAGCGCCCGCGCAGCGTCTGGCGGACACGGCCGGGAAGTACCTGGTGTTCGTGGCGCTGGGCAGTGGCCTGCTGGCCTTCCTCGCGTGGACACTGCTGGGGGAGAACCTGGTGTTCGCCCTGACAGCCGCCGTGTCCGCCATCGTGATTGCCTGCCCGGACGCCCTGGCGCTGGCCACGCCGACCGCCATCACGGTGGGGGTGGGGCGGGGCGCACAGGCGGGGGTGCTGTTCAAGAACGCCTCAGCACTGGAAGCGGCAGCGGGCGTGACCACGGTGGTGTTCGATAAGACGGGCACCTTGACGGAAGGCAAGCCGGCCCTGACGGATGTGGTGCCTGCAGCGGGGGTCGCCGAGCATGAGCTGCTGCGCCTGGCCGCGTCCGCCGATCAGCCCTCCCAGCATCCGCTGGCCGACGCGATCGTGCGCGGCGCCCGGGACCGGGGCTTGACGGTGACCGCACCGGAGACCTTCGAGGCCGTGCCGGGGCGGGGGGTGCAGGCGACGGTGGATGGGCGGCAGGTCTGGATTGGCAACCGGGCGCTGATGACGCAGGCCGGGGTGAGTGTCGCGGCCGCGGAAGACCAGGCGGCGCAACTGGCGTCAGACGGCAAAACCGCCATGTTCGTGGCCGCAGATGGGCAGTTCCTGGGACTCGTGGCGGTGGCGGACCGCGTCCGTGAATCGGCCCGCGCGGCGGTGGCCGAACTCCAGGCCCTCGGTGTGCGCACCGTCATGCTCACCGGCGACACCGAGCGCACCGCGCAGGCCGTGGCGCGGCAGCTGGGCCTGGACACGGTGATTGCGGACGTCCTGCCTGAGCAGAAGGCTACGCAGGTGCAGGCCCTGCAGGGCCAGGGGCAGCGGGTGGCCATGGTGGGGGACGGGGTGAATGACGCGCCGGCCCTCGCGCAGGCCGAGGTGGGCATCGCGATTGGGGCCGGCACGGACGTGGCGGTGGAGACGGCGGACGTGGTGCTGGTGAACAGTGACCCGGCAGCGGTCGCGGCCAGCCTCCGTCTGGCGCGGCGCGTGCAGCGCAAGATCCGCCAGAACCTGTTCTGGGCCGTGATCTACAACGTGCTCGCCATTCCGTTCGCGGCGGGCGTGCTGTACCCGGCGTACGGGGTGCTGCTGCGCCCGGAGTGGGCGGCGCTGCTGATGAGCGTCAGCACCCTGATCGTTACGGGGAACGCGCTCCTGCTTAACCGGGGGCGACTGGGGCAGGCCACCTCTGGGTGA
- a CDS encoding peptidoglycan D,D-transpeptidase FtsI family protein: MRFPHLFQGSHQARQRRRVRLMWTAAFLAFTSLLPAFFKLSWAGEPRVNAVTPTRGAIRLMDGTLVAVHTPQGRQYPLGPMAANVVGFLGADGGLEGLERTLNAELAQGKSQTLTLNGTIQAAAEQVLEEAVKRVEAASGSVVVMDRHTGHLLAVANWPTFDPGAWAGTVPAQWRNRAFVDEYEPGSVIKALTVAALLEENLTSPAQVYETPMRRPYAGTVINDLVPHPSVLRTWEILRYSSNVGMTRLIENVPPMTLHRAFQAFGLGLAVELPGPTANGSLAAPDRWTPLTQATMSFGQGLSVTNLQMAAAFNVIANDGVYIAPRLSPDQPRRTRRVLRPDVARTMQRLLHAVIDEGIQSRAELPGYHVGGKTGTAQVAIGGRYSSEVFTSTFAGFFPAEQPRYTVTVMVRGAKREYQGSQLAAPIFRDITAYILSMNGALPALIPPPTTHEADEVGAQSDRAAERSARASREAAGPEAGPVHGP, translated from the coding sequence ATGAGGTTTCCCCACTTGTTTCAAGGTTCACATCAAGCCCGGCAGCGCCGCCGGGTTCGCCTGATGTGGACGGCTGCCTTCCTTGCGTTCACGTCACTCCTCCCAGCATTCTTCAAACTGTCCTGGGCCGGGGAACCGCGCGTAAATGCGGTGACGCCCACCCGCGGCGCCATTCGCTTGATGGACGGCACCCTGGTGGCCGTCCACACCCCCCAGGGCCGGCAGTATCCCCTGGGCCCGATGGCGGCGAACGTGGTTGGGTTTCTGGGCGCAGATGGAGGTCTGGAAGGACTGGAGCGAACGCTGAATGCTGAGCTTGCGCAGGGCAAGTCCCAGACCCTGACGCTGAACGGCACCATCCAGGCGGCGGCCGAGCAGGTGTTGGAAGAGGCGGTCAAGCGGGTGGAAGCAGCGTCAGGGTCTGTGGTGGTAATGGACCGCCACACCGGGCACCTCCTGGCGGTTGCCAACTGGCCCACCTTTGATCCTGGTGCCTGGGCAGGAACCGTTCCAGCGCAGTGGCGCAACCGGGCATTTGTGGACGAGTACGAGCCGGGCAGTGTGATCAAGGCACTGACGGTGGCCGCGCTCCTGGAAGAGAACCTGACGTCACCGGCGCAGGTGTATGAGACGCCGATGCGCCGGCCGTACGCCGGCACGGTCATCAATGACCTGGTCCCGCACCCCTCGGTCCTGCGGACGTGGGAGATCCTGCGGTACTCCAGCAATGTTGGGATGACGCGCTTAATCGAAAACGTGCCGCCCATGACCCTTCACCGCGCGTTTCAGGCCTTCGGACTGGGCCTGGCAGTTGAGCTTCCCGGCCCCACTGCAAACGGGAGCCTCGCCGCTCCAGACAGATGGACGCCCTTGACGCAAGCCACCATGTCGTTCGGGCAGGGCCTGAGCGTGACCAACCTCCAGATGGCCGCTGCGTTCAATGTGATTGCGAATGATGGCGTGTATATCGCCCCCCGACTTTCTCCCGACCAACCGCGGCGCACGCGCCGCGTGCTGCGCCCAGATGTCGCCCGCACCATGCAGCGGCTCCTTCACGCGGTCATTGATGAAGGCATTCAAAGCCGCGCAGAATTGCCGGGGTATCATGTGGGCGGAAAAACTGGTACAGCGCAGGTCGCTATCGGCGGCCGGTACAGCAGCGAAGTGTTTACCAGTACGTTCGCTGGCTTCTTTCCAGCCGAACAGCCGCGTTATACCGTGACGGTGATGGTGCGCGGCGCAAAACGTGAATATCAGGGCTCGCAGCTGGCCGCCCCGATTTTCCGTGACATCACCGCCTACATCCTCTCCATGAATGGCGCGCTGCCTGCACTGATCCCGCCGCCCACCACCCACGAGGCGGATGAGGTCGGAGCCCAGTCGGACCGTGCTGCAGAGCGCTCCGCGAGGGCTTCCAGAGAGGCAGCCGGGCCGGAGGCAGGCCCCGTACATGGACCATGA
- a CDS encoding response regulator transcription factor, whose product MTQVLIVDDDPAILEVLRAYLGAAGYTVLDAEDGLSAWPLLTQVDVAVLDWMLPGRSGLDLARAARAAGLTLPILMLTGRGEEADKLHGLDSGMDDYVVKPFSPCEVTDRIRVLLRRAGIQNILSAGELLIDVRGREARLSGERLDLTKLEFELLATMAQHAGLAWTRTRLLERIWGLDFPGTERVVDVHMTALRRKLGDTMDTPRFIETVRGVGYRFKEVADE is encoded by the coding sequence GTGACGCAGGTGCTGATCGTGGATGATGACCCAGCCATCCTGGAGGTGCTGCGTGCCTATCTGGGCGCCGCGGGTTATACCGTGCTGGACGCGGAAGATGGGTTGAGCGCGTGGCCTCTGCTAACACAAGTGGACGTGGCCGTGCTGGACTGGATGTTGCCTGGCCGCTCGGGCTTGGACCTGGCCCGCGCCGCCCGGGCCGCAGGGCTGACCCTGCCGATCCTGATGTTAACCGGCCGCGGCGAAGAAGCTGACAAACTGCACGGTTTGGACAGTGGGATGGATGATTATGTGGTCAAGCCCTTCAGTCCGTGTGAAGTGACGGACCGTATCCGGGTGCTGCTCCGCCGCGCAGGCATCCAGAACATCCTGAGCGCGGGTGAGCTCCTGATAGATGTTCGCGGCCGGGAAGCGCGACTGTCGGGCGAACGGCTCGACCTCACCAAACTGGAGTTTGAACTGCTTGCCACCATGGCGCAGCACGCTGGACTTGCCTGGACCCGGACACGGCTGCTGGAACGCATCTGGGGTCTGGACTTTCCGGGCACGGAACGTGTCGTGGATGTCCACATGACGGCCTTGCGCCGTAAACTAGGGGATACCATGGACACACCGCGCTTTATCGAAACCGTTCGCGGCGTCGGGTACCGCTTTAAAGAAGTCGCTGACGAGTAG
- a CDS encoding DUF3105 domain-containing protein — protein MKRLLPLAVLLAACAQNGGEIEGVKSFKNEGGLHQAGRLDYAQRSPAGGAHNSTWQNCGVYDRPIYDEYAVHSLEHGAVWVSYQPDLGASQVQQLKGLVDGRSSTLLSPHESQSAPIIVTAWNKQLEVQDAGDARIAQFIQKYEQAGEAPEVGASCTGASDDTV, from the coding sequence ATGAAACGTCTTCTGCCGCTCGCCGTCCTGCTCGCTGCCTGTGCCCAAAACGGCGGTGAAATTGAGGGCGTGAAGAGCTTCAAGAATGAAGGTGGGCTGCACCAAGCTGGGCGACTGGACTATGCCCAGCGCTCACCGGCGGGCGGGGCGCACAACAGTACCTGGCAGAATTGCGGGGTGTACGACCGACCCATCTACGATGAATACGCCGTCCACAGCCTGGAGCACGGCGCCGTATGGGTGTCGTATCAGCCGGACTTGGGCGCCAGTCAGGTGCAGCAGCTCAAAGGGCTGGTGGATGGGCGTTCCTCCACCCTCCTCTCTCCTCATGAGTCTCAGTCGGCGCCGATCATTGTGACAGCCTGGAACAAACAACTTGAAGTGCAGGACGCCGGGGATGCACGCATCGCGCAGTTCATCCAGAAGTACGAGCAGGCCGGTGAAGCCCCTGAGGTTGGCGCTTCCTGCACGGGCGCGTCCGACGATACGGTCTGA
- a CDS encoding TlpA disulfide reductase family protein has protein sequence MTPFFSASPRPPLWRQLLPPLLAAGLVALLAATLLSPARNATDGGPLVGKSAPPLTLQTLDGSTISLVSLQGRPVILNFWASWCGPCREEAPLFRELSTRQTGQEGLVVLGVLYLEPSEQNARDFIREYSLAYPNLRDPGTRTGINYGVAGVPETFFISADGVVQHVDRGGLSRERLNIGLQKIGVPTL, from the coding sequence ATGACACCATTCTTCTCCGCTTCACCACGTCCGCCCCTGTGGCGCCAGCTCTTGCCCCCCCTCCTGGCTGCTGGTCTGGTTGCTCTTCTGGCGGCCACCCTCCTGAGTCCCGCGCGCAACGCCACTGATGGCGGTCCTCTTGTGGGGAAATCAGCGCCTCCGCTCACCTTGCAGACCCTCGACGGTTCTACCATCAGCCTCGTCTCACTCCAGGGACGGCCGGTCATCCTCAATTTCTGGGCGTCCTGGTGTGGGCCTTGCCGTGAGGAAGCGCCCCTTTTCCGGGAACTGAGTACGCGTCAGACGGGTCAGGAGGGGCTTGTGGTCCTCGGCGTGCTGTATCTGGAGCCCAGTGAGCAGAACGCCCGCGACTTTATCCGCGAGTACAGCTTGGCCTACCCCAACCTTCGTGATCCTGGCACGCGGACGGGCATTAACTACGGGGTGGCTGGCGTACCAGAGACCTTCTTCATCAGCGCTGATGGCGTGGTTCAGCATGTGGACCGGGGCGGCCTGAGTCGGGAACGCTTGAATATCGGCCTTCAAAAGATCGGGGTGCCCACGCTGTGA